From Corvus moneduloides isolate bCorMon1 chromosome 2, bCorMon1.pri, whole genome shotgun sequence, one genomic window encodes:
- the C2H11orf87 gene encoding uncharacterized protein C11orf87 homolog isoform X1, which translates to MGSSFLFVLEENACDALSLGKASFHTYSHQGSLALLRSHRFTPASPGKDGCAGWAEGRGFGTGGSSAPGCGTVRTWLAGGCPRQPRGEGAGAGSVRALWPRRVCVAGATSGGAGCSRLLGYFRASGRLSRQHPGHFQQAPASSPTPTEI; encoded by the exons ATGGGCAGCTCATTCCTGTTTGTTCTTGAAGAAAACGCCTGCGATGCACTTAGCCTTGGTAAGGCAAGTTTTCACACATATTCCCACCAAGGGTCCCTGGCATTGCTTCGCTCCCACAGATTCACACCAGCCTCCCCGGGCAAGGACGGGTGCGCTGGCTGGGCGGAGGGACGGGGTTTCGGTACCGGCGGGAGCTCGGCACCCGGGTGTGGTACGGTGCGAACGTGGCTTGCGGGTGGGTGCCCACGACAGCCGCGGGGTGAAGGCGCCGGGGCTGGCTCGGTGCGGGCGCTCTGGCCACGGCGCGTCTGCGTGGCTGGGGCCACGAGCGGAGGGGCTGGCTGCAGTCG GCTGCTCGGCTACTTCAGAGCCAGCGGGAGGCTGAGCCGGCAGCATCCCGGGCATTTCCAGCAAGCGCCCGCCAGCAGCCCGACTCCGACTGAAATTTAG
- the C2H11orf87 gene encoding uncharacterized protein C11orf87 homolog isoform X2, whose product MSAKLSKELRLSLPPCLLNRTSATLNTSSTCITQVGQLFQSFSSTLVLIVLVTLIFCLILLSLTTFHIHKRKMKKRKMQKAQEEYERDHCARSSSSSSQHPGTVVQGEAPQGRDSRLGRPPQDSEIQRSSPSAAPSSQQAQACLDTAGTGLLQTVILS is encoded by the coding sequence ATGAGTGCCAAGCTCTCCAAAGAGTTGAGGCTGTCCCTGCCGCCTTGTCTTCTGAACAGGACATCTGCCACCTTAAATaccagcagcacctgcatcACGCAAGTGGGTCAGCTCTTTCAGTCCTTCTCATCCACCCTGGTTTTAATTGTTCTGGTCACCCTCATCTTCTGCCTgatcctcctctccctcaccaCCTTCCACATCCacaagaggaagatgaagaagcGGAAAATGCAAAAGGCTCAGGAGGAGTATGAACGAGACCACTGTGCCcgcagcagcagtagcagcagccagcaccctgggacagtggtgCAGGGAGAGGCACCCCAAGGAAGAGACAGCCGACTGGGAAGACCTCCCCAGGACTCAGAAATCCAGCGctcctctccctcagcagcccccagctctcAGCAAGCACAGGCTTGTTTGGACACAGCTGGCACGGGGCTCCTGCAGACGGTGATTTTGTCATGA